The following proteins are co-located in the Streptomyces sp. NBC_01198 genome:
- a CDS encoding DUF3152 domain-containing protein, which yields MQHAKKRGSPAVTPARDGRAGSRRRGGGRRRRGLWALCAVLAVGLAGAVVAGRNAGRSATASHAAQISTRAPTTPPPAATPAPTRSPKPKPKPKPGATGADPGPESGTGRFSTAEAAGKPVGEGTVRRYKVQVEQGSGVSAGTAAREIEQILGDPRGWTADHHDAFQLVSGGSYDFEVKIATPATVDAICGAAGLHTHGEVNCDVGAQVIVNLKRWNIGSPEFPGPVTDYRALIINHEVGHRIGHGHETCPGPGEPAPAMMQQIDGLHGCVANAWPYDAHGRYLGGPHVP from the coding sequence ATGCAACATGCGAAAAAGCGCGGGTCACCGGCGGTGACACCCGCAAGGGACGGCAGAGCGGGGTCACGCCGCCGCGGCGGCGGGCGCCGCCGGCGGGGGCTGTGGGCGCTCTGCGCGGTGCTGGCCGTCGGGCTGGCCGGCGCCGTAGTGGCCGGCAGGAACGCGGGGCGGAGCGCGACCGCCTCGCACGCGGCACAGATCAGCACGCGCGCGCCGACCACCCCGCCGCCGGCCGCCACGCCGGCGCCCACCCGGTCACCGAAGCCGAAGCCGAAGCCGAAGCCGGGCGCGACCGGCGCGGACCCCGGCCCGGAGAGCGGCACCGGCCGCTTCAGCACCGCCGAGGCGGCAGGCAAGCCCGTCGGCGAGGGCACCGTCCGCCGCTACAAGGTCCAGGTCGAGCAGGGCAGCGGCGTCTCGGCGGGCACCGCGGCCCGCGAGATCGAGCAGATCCTGGGCGACCCCAGGGGCTGGACCGCCGACCACCACGACGCCTTCCAGCTGGTCTCCGGCGGTTCCTACGACTTCGAGGTGAAGATCGCGACCCCGGCGACGGTGGACGCCATCTGCGGAGCCGCCGGCCTGCACACCCACGGCGAGGTGAACTGCGACGTCGGCGCCCAGGTGATCGTCAACCTCAAGCGCTGGAACATCGGCTCACCGGAGTTCCCGGGACCGGTCACCGACTACCGCGCACTGATCATCAACCACGAGGTCGGCCACCGCATCGGCCACGGCCACGAGACATGCCCAGGACCTGGCGAGCCGGCCCCCGCGATGATGCAGCAGATCGACGGCCTGCACGGTTGCGTCGCCAACGCCTGGCCCTACGACGCCCACGGGCGCTACCTCGGCGGTCCGCACGTGCCCTGA
- a CDS encoding SDR family NAD(P)-dependent oxidoreductase yields the protein MIIDLDGRTALVTGSTQGIGYAVAAGLARAGARVALNGRSADSVERAVAALREETGSGAVLGAVGDLATDDGARQVTEAVPDVDILVNNLGVYGAVAALEISDAEWRRYFEVNVLAAVRMIRGYLPGMKDRSWGRVINVASDSAVVTPVEMIHYGMTKTALLSVTRGFAKDAAGTGVTVNSLIAGPTHTAGVEDFVYSLVDRSLPWEEAQRVFMAEHRPQSLLKRLIEPAEIAHMAVYLSSPFATATTGAAVRADGGYIDSILP from the coding sequence ATGATCATCGACCTGGACGGCCGGACCGCCCTGGTGACCGGCTCGACACAGGGCATCGGGTACGCCGTCGCCGCCGGCCTGGCGCGGGCCGGCGCCCGGGTCGCGCTGAACGGCAGGAGCGCCGACTCCGTGGAGCGGGCCGTCGCCGCGCTGCGCGAGGAGACCGGGTCGGGTGCCGTCCTCGGCGCGGTCGGGGACCTGGCCACCGACGACGGGGCGCGGCAGGTCACCGAGGCCGTCCCCGACGTGGACATCCTGGTCAACAACCTGGGCGTCTACGGCGCGGTCGCCGCGCTGGAGATCAGCGACGCGGAATGGCGGCGGTATTTCGAGGTGAACGTCCTGGCCGCGGTGCGGATGATCCGCGGCTACCTGCCGGGGATGAAGGACCGCTCCTGGGGGCGGGTGATCAACGTCGCCAGCGACTCGGCCGTGGTCACCCCCGTCGAGATGATCCACTACGGCATGACGAAGACCGCCCTGCTCTCGGTGACCCGCGGCTTCGCCAAGGACGCGGCGGGCACCGGCGTGACGGTGAACTCGTTGATCGCCGGCCCCACCCACACCGCGGGCGTGGAGGACTTCGTCTACTCGCTGGTGGACCGGTCGCTGCCCTGGGAGGAGGCGCAGCGGGTGTTCATGGCCGAGCACCGCCCGCAGTCGCTGCTCAAGCGGCTGATCGAGCCGGCGGAGATCGCCCATATGGCGGTCTACCTCAGCTCGCCCTTCGCCACGGCCACCACCGGAGCGGCCGTGCGGGCCGACGGGGGCTACATCGACTCCATCCTGCCCTGA